The Salvelinus namaycush isolate Seneca chromosome 37, SaNama_1.0, whole genome shotgun sequence sequence ATTAGCGTTCCTGTCAATTAACTCACGTCTACAAACTCGTTGGTGAGCTTGAAAGCAGAGGTCTCGAAGCCAAGGTTGCGGGGCGAACTGGACAGAATGAAGCCAAAGTCTATGTGGATGATGTGGCCCTCAGCGTCCAACAGGATGTTGCCATTGTGTCTGGAGAGAGacgacagggaggagagagacgacagggaggagagagacgacagggaggatagagacgacagggaggatagagacgacagggaggagagatgagaacaAAATGTaagtgatgagagagagatgacagggaGGAGTGATGAGAACAAAATGtaggtgatgagagagagagatgacagggaggagagatgagaacagaatgtaggtgatgagagagagagatgacagggaggagagatgagaacagaatgtaggtgatgagagagagagatgacagggaggagagatgagaacaGAATGtaagtgatgagagagagagaaagaggatagAGGAGTGAATGAGAAGAAGTAGTGGGTGTGTCTGACCTGTCTTTGACCTGCAGCAGGTAGCAGATGAGACAGTAGCCTGCACAGCTCTGGACAAAGTTGCGCTGGGCCGTGAGGAAGGCCTCGGTGGTGTGGGTACCGTGTTCCTGCAGGAAGTAGTCCAGCAGAGGCATCTGGCTCTGTTTCTTCACCTGGCGGAGGGATATCAGAGAACTTTAACATTCAAAGTCCCACTCCAGTCTCCCTTTCAGATCATGTAACACCTTTTatacttaacaaaaggcacatcttaATAGGTGGTCCAGTCATGACATAGCACGGGGCGGATCCCATCAGACCAACTCATTGAAGTTTGCAGGACGTATTTAATAatcatttggtgggtgcttatatttgccctatttcacacatgtacaagtgtgtattatatacatgtgtgaattggaaatattttattttacatatcccaactccccctgagacactcTCGGATAGTGGGGTCACGGTCAGGGCATTATCAACGGTGAcccaggagcaattagggttaagtgccttgctcatgggCGCATCAAGAGATTTTTTGGCTTGGGGATTAGAACtagtgacctttcagttactggcccaatgctctaacgccctagccactaggctacctgccgtgtgCCGCTAGAAGCCTAATATCTGGGAGAAAAGGTATTGATCTAGCTGGCTGAGGGGGAAAGGTAGTAATGCTAAATACTACTAATAGTAATGTTTGTTTTTGCATGTGATTTTGTTGGAGCCTTTCTGAGCCCACTCACCTGGTGCATGGACACTGCGTTGACTATGGGTTCAATCATGCCGCTGTCAGAGGAGATCACCAGGATCTTATAGGGTTTGATCCGGATAGGCACACGCTCCTGTTCCCAGATGAtctgggggaggggagagagcgcTACATAATTAGTCCAGATAAAGTATATACAGGAGATTATACTGTCGTGTAAATGCTGGGTGTGGATATGTGGAAAGAGAGGTTCATCTTTGCTGTGTATGTGGAGCTAGAGAGAGTCCATTCAGAATGACCTGGAGCTGCTGCAGCACTTGAGAGGCCAGGAGCTCTTGCCGAAGGTCGTCGCCACACTTGACGATGACTGACAACAACCTCCAGGTAGGGATGTGTCCATATGGGGAGCCCTCCCTTATCCGCCTGTTCAGAACAACACAACAAGTACAGGCACATACAATTAGCAAAGCTCAAACCTTTCCTCTAGTCTTGAGGCTACCATCAAGGCATGCCACGCCTCCACGGTCCACTGTGGGGATTGAGTACGCACTGAACCTTCTCCTGCCACGGCTCCTTGAGGGCCACTGCTGAAGGGTCCTCTGGGTCCCGCTTGAATGTGGTTGGTGTGTGAGCTAGCTGCTCTGAGAGACGCCGCCTGTGTAGTGGGGGAAACGCACACATTCACCATCACTACTGAAGAAGCTTCATATACATCACAGTTTGAAAGACTACATTATACCACCCAATGAAGAAGCATCATATACATCACAGTTTGAAAGACTACATTATACCACCCAATGAAGAAGCATCATATACATCACAGTTTGAAAGACTACATTATACCACCCAATGAAGAAGCATCATATACATCACAGTTTGAAAGACTACATTATACCACCCAATGAAGAAGCTTCATATACATCACAGTTTGAAAGACTACATTATACCACCCAAAGCTAGCGCTCTCCCAGCTATTCCTCTGTACCTGATGTCTCCAGCTGCGATGAAGATGGGCTCCTTGCTGTCCAGGCTGGTGATGCTGTCCACTGAGAACTGGGAGATGTTGTCACAGCTGTTGGTGTGGAACTCTGGGAGCTGGGAtaacagaggagagggaaagagcagGGGAGGGTGAGTCCACAGCCCACACTCCTTCA is a genomic window containing:
- the pi4kb gene encoding phosphatidylinositol 4-kinase beta isoform X3, whose product is MGIGKRLATLPTKEQKTSRLISELSLLNHKLPARVWLPTAAFHHHVVRVPHTQAVVLNSKDKAPYLIYVEVLECEDFETSNVPLRISETRIRSTRSVENLPDCGITADQRAGGFSTVHNYDEDNEAWSVDDIGDLQVELPEFHTNSCDNISQFSVDSITSLDSKEPIFIAAGDIRRRLSEQLAHTPTTFKRDPEDPSAVALKEPWQEKVQRIREGSPYGHIPTWRLLSVIVKCGDDLRQELLASQVLQQLQIIWEQERVPIRIKPYKILVISSDSGMIEPIVNAVSMHQVKKQSQMPLLDYFLQEHGTHTTEAFLTAQRNFVQSCAGYCLICYLLQVKDRHNGNILLDAEGHIIHIDFGFILSSSPRNLGFETSAFKLTNEFVDVMGGLDGDMFNYYKMLMLQGLIAARKHMDKVIQIVEIMQQGSQLPCFHGSSTIRTLKERFHMSLTEEQLQVLVEQMVDGSMRSITTKLYDGFQYLTNGIM